One Tamlana carrageenivorans genomic region harbors:
- a CDS encoding SUF system Fe-S cluster assembly protein: protein MSENIDTAELGEKIVNVLKTIYDPEIPVDIYELGLIYDVFVNEDNDVKILMTLTTPNCPVAETLPLEVEEKVKSLDEVKGAEVEITFDPPWTQELMSEEAKLELGML, encoded by the coding sequence ATGAGTGAAAATATAGATACCGCCGAACTCGGCGAAAAAATTGTAAATGTTTTAAAAACTATTTACGATCCTGAAATTCCAGTAGATATTTACGAATTAGGATTAATCTACGACGTTTTTGTAAATGAAGACAATGATGTTAAGATCTTAATGACATTAACTACACCTAATTGTCCTGTTGCCGAAACCCTTCCTTTAGAGGTAGAAGAAAAAGTAAAATCTCTTGACGAGGTTAAAGGTGCCGAGGTTGAAATTACTTTCGATCCACCTTGGACTCAAGAACTGATGAGCGAAGAGGCGAAATTGGAGTTGGGCATGCTTTAA
- a CDS encoding DUF2480 family protein has protein sequence MADEIINRVANSKLVTVNLEDYYPQGKRVLFDIKDWLYEGFILREKDFRNQVASFDWSQFQDQYVALTCSSDAIIPGWAYMLLSIQLQPVAKKIIVGSLDNLETSIYQDVINQLDVSEFEGKPIIIKGCSNKPVPQNAYIMLANKLQPVAKSIMYGEACSSVPLYKNK, from the coding sequence ATGGCTGATGAAATCATCAATCGCGTTGCCAATAGCAAACTGGTTACTGTAAACCTTGAAGATTATTACCCACAAGGGAAACGTGTGCTTTTCGATATTAAAGATTGGCTTTACGAAGGTTTTATACTTCGTGAAAAAGACTTTAGAAACCAGGTTGCCAGCTTCGATTGGAGTCAATTTCAAGACCAATATGTTGCCTTAACTTGTAGTTCTGATGCCATCATTCCAGGATGGGCCTATATGTTGCTTAGTATTCAACTGCAACCTGTTGCCAAAAAAATTATAGTTGGTAGTTTAGACAACCTTGAAACGTCCATATACCAAGACGTGATTAACCAATTGGATGTTTCTGAGTTTGAAGGAAAACCAATTATTATAAAAGGTTGCTCGAACAAACCAGTCCCTCAAAACGCTTACATCATGCTTGCTAATAAATTGCAGCCTGTTGCTAAATCCATAATGTATGGCGAAGCTTGTTCGTCGGTACCCTTATACAAAAACAAATAA